The Cucurbita pepo subsp. pepo cultivar mu-cu-16 chromosome LG08, ASM280686v2, whole genome shotgun sequence genome contains a region encoding:
- the LOC111800942 gene encoding lectin-domain containing receptor kinase VI.4-like, whose amino-acid sequence MFSSLEHFVFLHSHMAIAFAAPLALLSVLLSLAAPSVEFSFTYHGFNDSKLALDGAIVLNPSGALRLTNRSHNVIGHAFYPTPFQMFDKNSDPSANVSSFNTTVVFAINPSSPGQGGYGLAFVLAPSTNFEGADSKHFLGLFNSTNHGNTSNHIFAVEFDTVNGHEEGKNTKGNHVGIDINSVSSVASKPASYSDYGDANEKELQMDSGDPIIAWIEYDGKFVNVTVAPFTKQQKKPTDQLLFHRIDLKDVLKEQMFVGFSASTGDQTSSHYILGWSFAVNGPAPSLNYSLLPNPPKEQDLVPPPSNSHFKVLIAVFSVVAILGIFFLAFWFRRMWQTERLEDWERDCPHRFNYRDLYTATKGFKSSELIGIGGFGSVYKGQLRSTGIEIAVKRVRGNSRQGMKEFAAEIESLGRLRHKNLVNLQGWCKKKNDLLVVYDYIPNGSLYSLLYHPKNNNRLNWKQRFNILKGIAAGLLYLHEEWEQVVIHRDVKPSNVLIDADMNARLSDFGLARQYDHAEESHTTGVVGTIGYIAPELVRTGRASKNTDVFGYGVLLLEVACGRKPLESDQFILVEWVMECYETGQILYAADPKLNLVYEVEEMEMVLQLGLLCTHQRPEARPTMRQVTRFLHGDDPVPAVDDWACSQTYSKCNSRITEEISARSYRSLSIGAISSSSIDAGR is encoded by the coding sequence atgttttcttctttggaGCACTTTGTTTTCTTACATAGTCACATGGCTATAGCCTTTGCAGCTCCTTTGGCTCTTCTTTCTGTGCTCCTTTCTTTGGCTGCTCCTTCTGTGGAGTTTTCATTTACCTACCATGGATTTAACGACTCGAAACTTGCTCTTGATGGAGCGATTGTTCTGAATCCATCTGGTGCGTTGAGGCTCACCAATCGATCACATAACGTTATAGGGCATGCATTCTATCCGACTCCATTCCAGATGTTTGATAAAAATTCTGACCCATCTGCAAATGTTTCATCCTTCAACACAACTGTTGTTTTTGCAATCAATCCATCGAGCCCCGGACAAGGTGGCTACGGTCTGGCCTTCGTCTTAGCTCCATCAACCAATTTTGAAGGTGCAGATAGTAAACACTTCCTTGGATTGTTCAACTCTACTAACCATGGTAACACTTCAAACCATATATTTGCTGTTGAATTTGACACTGTAAATGGGCATGAGGAAGGCAAGAACACCAAAGGCAATCATGTTGGGATCGATATCAATAGCGTTTCATCAGTTGCATCCAAACCTGCTTCTTATTCCGACTATGGCGATGCTAATGAAAAGGAACTGCAAATGGATTCTGGAGATCCTATCATTGCTTGGATTGAGTATGATGGCAAATTTGTGAACGTCACCGTAGCTCCCTTCACAAAACAGCAAAAGAAACCAACAGATCAACTCCTTTTCCATCGGATTGACCTGAAAGATGTTCTAAAGGAACAAATGTTTGTTGGCTTCTCGGCTTCGACAGGAGACCAAACAAGCTCTCATTACATTTTGGGATGGAGTTTTGCAGTGAATGGACCAGCGCCGTCGTTGAATTActctctccttcccaaccCTCCAAAAGAGCAAGATCTTGTTCCTCCGCCATCCAATTCCCACTTCAAGGTACTCATAGCAGTTTTTTCTGTGGTGGCCATTCTAGGAATCTTTTTCTTAGCTTTCTGGTTTAGAAGAATGTGGCAAACTGAGAGGCTTGAGGATTGGGAACGAGACTGTCCTCATAGATTCAACTACAGAGATCTTTACACAGCAAcaaaaggattcaaaagcAGCGAGCTAATTGGAATTGGGGGGTTTGGCTCAGTATACAAAGGTCAGTTACGTTCAACTGGAATTGAGATTGCTGTGAAGAGAGTTAGAGGAAACTCGCGCCAAGGAATGAAAGAATTCGCAGCAGAAATCGAAAGCTTAGGACGACTAAGACACAAAAACTTGGTGAATCTCCAAGGATGGTGCAAGAAAAAGAACGATCTACTCGTAGTTTACGATTATATACCAAATGGAAGCCTCTATTCACTTCTATATCAtccaaaaaacaacaacagaTTGAATTGGAAACAGAGATTCAACATTCTCAAAGGAATTGCAGCAGGATTATTGTACCTTCACGAAGAGTGGGAGCAGGTAGTGATCCACCGAGATGTGAAGCCAAGCAATGTTCTAATAGACGCCGACATGAATGCTCGATTGAGCGATTTCGGTCTCGCCAGGCAATACGACCACGCCGAAGAATCGCACACGACCGGCGTCGTCGGTACGATTGGCTACATAGCGCCGGAGTTGGTACGCACCGGGAGGGCTTCGAAAAACACCGATGTGTTTGGCTATGGAGTTTTGCTTCTGGAAGTGGCATGTGGAAGAAAGCCTCTGGAATCGGATCAGTTCATACTGGTGGAATGGGTGATGGAATGCTATGAAACGGGACAGATCCTGTATGCGGCTGATCCGAAGTTGAATTTGGTTTATGAGGTTGAAGAAATGGAGATGGTACTGCAGTTAGGGCTTCTTTGTACTCACCAGAGACCAGAAGCTCGGCCAACCATGAGACAGGTCACGAGGTTCCTTCACGGCGACGATCCAGTTCCGGCGGTCGACGATTGGGCTTGTTCCCAAACTTACTCCAAATGTAACTCGAGAATTACTGAAGAGATTTCGGCAAGGTCTTACCGTTCCTTGTCCATTGGCGCCATTTCTTCTAGCTCCATAGACGCGGGCAGGTAG
- the LOC111799820 gene encoding ammonium transporter 2, producing MNNTAPPVDMATGTPPWLNTGDNSWQITASTLVGLQSMPGLVILYASIVKKKWAVNSAFMALYAFAAVLICWVLVGYRMAFGDQLIPLWGKGIPALEQSYLIDRANIPESGHVSHDGRVTPRIEPNIPMASLVYFQFTFAAITVILLAGSVLARMNIKAWMAFVPLWVIFSYTVGAYTIWGGGFLFQWGVIDYSGGFVIHLSSGISGLTAAYWVGPRIKSDRERFPPNNVLLMLAGAGMLWMGWSGFNGGAPHSANVVASIAVLNTNVSAATSLLVWTILDVFYFGKPSVIGAIQGMMTGLACVTPGAGVVQTWAAIIMGVMGGSIPWVSMMILHKKLSFLQKADDTLGVFHTHAVAGMMGGLLTGLLAEPTLCELYLPIPDSRGAFYGKNGGVQFLKQLAGAMFIIGWNIVSTTIILLFIRLFMPLRMPDEELMIGDDAVHGEEAYALWGDGEKFDPRRHGNAAANVEEGTSPPYINGARGVTITL from the exons ATGAACAACACCGCCCCGCCGGTAGACATGGCCACCGGAACTCCGCCGTGGCTGAACACCGGCGACAACTCTTGGCAGATCACAGCCTCCACTTTGGTCGGACTTCAGAGCATGCCCGGCCTTGTAATTCTCTACGCAAGCATCGTTAAAAAGAAATGGGCCGTGAATTCTGCGTTTATGGCGCTTTACGCCTTCGCCGCCGTTCTAATCTGTTGGGTTCTGGTCGGCTACCGAATGGCCTTCGGCGATCAGCTGATTCCTCTGTGGGGTAAAGGGATTCCAGCTCTGGAGCAAAGTTACCTAATTGACCGAGCCAATATCCCTGAAAGTGGCCATGTAAGCCACGACGGAAGGGTAACGCCGAGAATTGAGCCGAATATTCCGATGGCTTCTCTGGTGTATTTCCAGTTCACCTTTGCTGCGATTACTGTGATTTTACTTGCAGGCTCTGTTCTTGCGAGAATGAACATCAAAGCCTGGATGGCGTTTGTTCCTCTTTGGGTAATTTTCTCCTACACCGTCGGCGCCTACACGATCTGGGGCGGAGGGTTCCTCTTCCAATGGGGCGTGATTGATTACTCCGGCGGCTTTGttattcatctttcttctggAATTTCTGGCTTAACCGCCGCTTATTGG GTTGGGCCGAGGATTAAAAGCGAcagagagaggtttccgcCGAATAATGTGTTGCTGATGTTGGCCGGAGCTGGGATGTTGTGGATGGGGTGGTCGGGATTTAACGGCGGCGCACCGCACTCAGCGAACGTGGTGGCGTCGATTGCGGTGCTGAATACGAACGTGAGTGCAGCGACGAGCCTGCTGGTGTGGACCATCTTGGATGTGTTCTACTTCGGGAAGCCATCGGTGATTGGAGCCATTCAGGGTATGATGACTGGCTTGGCTTGCGTTACCCCCGGCGcag gAGTTGTGCAGACGTGGGCAGCTATTATAATGGGAGTTATGGGAGGGAGTATTCCATGGGTATCTATGATGATTCTCCATAAAAAGTTGAGTTTCTTGCAAAAG GCTGACGACACGCTTGGCGTATTTCACACGCACGCGGTAGCGGGAATGATGGGCGGGCTTCTAACGGGCCTTTTAGCAGAGCCCACTCTATGCGAACTATACCTACCGATCCCCGACAGCCGGGGTGCCTTTTACGGCAAAAACGGCGGCGTTCAGTTTCTGAAGCAGCTGGCCGGAGCCATGTTCATAATCGGATGGAACATCGTCTCCACCACCATTATTCTCCTCTTCATTCGGCTGTTTATGCCGTTGCGGATGCCGGACGAGGAACTCATGATCGGAGACGACGCCGTCCACGGCGAGGAAGCTTATGCCCTGTGGGGCGACGGCGAGAAATTCGATCCCAGAAGGCACGGGAATGCGGCGGCGAATGTGGAAGAAGGAACTTCCCCGCCTTATATCAATGGTGCCAGAGGAGTAACCATCACTTTGTAA